One genomic region from Paramicrobacterium agarici encodes:
- a CDS encoding glycoside hydrolase family 13 protein, whose protein sequence is MDTALEPHHDGSPLYVSTQHPQLGETVRVRLRVPQALGELHGVRVRSNPDREPVFSVAERAGSTSGWDWWQAEITVANRVHGYRWLLRLADGSDIWVNARGVFTTETLDSEDFRLVAGSDAPAWAASSVLYQIFPDRFAASDAAASRPAPEWAVAAQWTDEVRLDPPARSTQLYGGDLDGIVGKLDHLERLGVTMIYLTPVFPARSNHRYDATTFDVVDPLLGGDEALIRLVEAVHARGMKIIGDLTTNHSGDAHEWFRAAHRNPDAAEADFYYWRDAEHDGYESWLGVPSLPKFNWNSRELRQRFIEGENSVVARWLKPPYSLDGWRIDVANMTGRLGDDDLNAEVRQTIRRTMIDVNPDTILLAESTNDASSDFQGDAWHGAMTYANFTRPLWGWLSEPLADAGGGLGMAMQTIPWYDGWQFYAAHRQFSAGFPWSIRLGTMNALDTHDTPRFRTRALPDTLPVAVGMSVTLPGIPVVWAGDEFGLTGIDGEHSRTPIPWHAADAASGTIDLYSELIALRRKHSALNGGGMRWVHVSDDALAYVREDGDESLLIVAARADVGIDLPAEVIPAPDAVEQLFGGLVLSTEGDSIRISGTGPDFSVWQTAGA, encoded by the coding sequence ATGGACACCGCACTCGAGCCGCATCACGATGGTTCGCCGCTCTACGTCTCGACGCAGCATCCGCAACTCGGTGAGACGGTGCGCGTGAGACTGCGCGTTCCGCAGGCGCTGGGCGAGCTGCACGGCGTGCGCGTCCGCTCGAATCCCGATCGAGAACCCGTGTTCTCCGTCGCCGAGCGGGCGGGATCGACGTCGGGCTGGGACTGGTGGCAGGCCGAGATCACGGTGGCGAACCGGGTGCACGGCTACCGCTGGCTGCTGCGCCTTGCCGACGGCAGCGACATCTGGGTCAACGCTCGCGGCGTCTTCACCACCGAGACCCTCGACAGCGAGGACTTCCGGCTCGTGGCCGGCAGCGATGCGCCCGCGTGGGCGGCGTCGAGCGTGCTGTACCAGATCTTCCCCGATCGATTCGCGGCATCGGATGCTGCGGCATCGCGACCTGCGCCCGAGTGGGCGGTGGCGGCGCAATGGACCGACGAGGTGCGGCTTGACCCTCCCGCCCGGTCGACGCAGCTATACGGCGGCGATCTCGACGGAATCGTGGGCAAACTCGACCACCTGGAGCGCCTCGGCGTGACGATGATCTACCTCACTCCCGTGTTCCCCGCCCGGTCGAACCATCGATACGATGCGACGACGTTCGATGTCGTCGACCCGCTGCTCGGCGGCGACGAGGCGCTCATTCGCCTCGTCGAGGCAGTGCACGCGCGAGGCATGAAGATCATCGGTGATCTCACGACAAACCATTCCGGTGATGCGCACGAGTGGTTCAGGGCGGCGCATCGCAACCCAGATGCCGCCGAGGCGGACTTCTACTACTGGCGCGATGCCGAACACGACGGCTACGAGTCGTGGCTAGGCGTGCCCAGCTTGCCGAAGTTCAACTGGAACTCCCGCGAGCTGCGTCAGCGCTTCATCGAGGGCGAGAACTCGGTCGTGGCACGGTGGCTGAAGCCGCCGTACTCACTCGACGGCTGGCGCATCGACGTCGCGAACATGACGGGGCGCCTGGGCGATGACGACCTCAACGCCGAGGTGCGACAGACGATCCGGCGTACCATGATCGACGTCAATCCCGACACGATCCTCCTTGCCGAGTCGACGAACGATGCATCGAGCGACTTCCAGGGCGACGCCTGGCACGGCGCCATGACCTACGCCAACTTCACCCGGCCACTGTGGGGCTGGCTCTCCGAGCCGCTCGCCGATGCCGGCGGAGGGCTCGGCATGGCCATGCAGACGATTCCGTGGTACGACGGGTGGCAGTTCTATGCTGCCCACAGGCAATTCAGTGCGGGCTTTCCCTGGAGCATCCGTCTGGGCACCATGAACGCCCTCGACACGCACGACACGCCTCGCTTCCGCACGCGCGCGCTGCCGGACACTCTGCCGGTCGCCGTGGGCATGTCCGTGACGCTGCCCGGCATTCCCGTCGTGTGGGCGGGTGACGAGTTCGGGCTCACGGGCATCGACGGCGAACATTCGCGCACACCGATACCGTGGCACGCTGCGGATGCAGCATCTGGCACCATCGACCTGTACTCGGAGCTGATTGCCCTGCGCCGCAAGCATTCAGCTCTCAACGGCGGAGGAATGCGCTGGGTGCACGTGAGTGATGACGCGCTCGCGTACGTGCGCGAAGACGGTGACGAGAGCCTGCTGATCGTGGCAGCGCGCGCTGACGTTGGCATCGATTTGCCTGCCGAGGTCATTCCGGCACCGGATGCTGTCGAGCAGTTGTTCGGCGGGTTGGTGCTGAGCACAGAGGGCGACAGCATCCGCATTTCGGGCACTGGCCCTGACTTCTCGGTGTGGCAGACGGCAGGAGCCTGA
- a CDS encoding sugar ABC transporter permease yields the protein MTRTQNASPETRQSIPTSKAARPAKRPVGFSRWFRATGWRHLVGVIVIIYAVFPLLYVLSASLNPNGTLLSSNGLFAKIGLDSYVTLFTSPQQPYAAWFGNTLFIGLTASAGTIFLGALAAYAFSRMRFKGRRFGLVSLLVVQIFPQLLAVVAIFLLLNTIGEIFPVLGIDNQIALILVYLGGALGVNTYLMYGFFNTVPTALDEAAKIDGASHVRVFFTIILPLVSPILAVVGLLSFIATTNDFVIASVVLVSPEKQTLAVGLYQFVSQEFTSNWSVFAAGAVLAALPVMALFLYLQKYIVGGLVAGSVK from the coding sequence ATGACTCGCACACAGAACGCATCGCCCGAGACCCGACAGTCGATCCCCACGAGCAAGGCCGCTCGCCCGGCCAAGCGTCCCGTCGGCTTCAGCCGCTGGTTCCGCGCAACCGGATGGCGGCATCTCGTCGGCGTCATCGTGATCATCTACGCCGTGTTCCCCCTGCTCTATGTGCTCTCTGCATCTCTCAACCCGAACGGGACGCTGCTGAGTTCGAACGGCCTCTTCGCGAAGATCGGCTTAGACAGCTATGTGACGCTGTTCACATCGCCGCAGCAGCCGTATGCCGCATGGTTCGGGAACACGCTGTTCATCGGTTTGACCGCCTCGGCCGGCACGATCTTCCTGGGCGCGCTCGCCGCCTACGCGTTCAGCCGGATGCGCTTCAAGGGCCGCAGGTTCGGACTCGTCTCGCTGCTGGTGGTGCAGATCTTCCCGCAGCTTCTCGCCGTCGTCGCGATCTTCCTGCTGCTGAACACGATCGGGGAGATCTTTCCGGTGCTGGGCATCGACAACCAGATCGCCCTCATCTTGGTCTATCTCGGCGGTGCGCTCGGCGTGAACACGTACCTCATGTACGGATTCTTCAACACGGTGCCCACAGCCCTCGACGAAGCAGCGAAGATCGACGGGGCCAGTCACGTGCGCGTGTTCTTCACGATCATCCTGCCGCTCGTCTCGCCGATTCTCGCGGTCGTCGGGCTGCTGTCGTTCATCGCCACCACCAACGATTTCGTCATCGCGAGCGTCGTGCTCGTGTCGCCTGAGAAGCAGACTCTCGCTGTCGGGCTCTACCAGTTCGTCTCACAGGAGTTCACGAGCAACTGGAGCGTCTTCGCCGCGGGGGCAGTGCTTGCCGCCCTCCCGGTGATGGCGCTGTTCCTCTACCTGCAGAAGTACATCGTCGGCGGGCTCGTCGCCGGCTCGGTCAAGTAA
- a CDS encoding ABC transporter permease subunit, whose translation MSTQTPQTRSARELRQRRRARQIAEHASGGILPIIIKIALIAVVDAISLFALFVAMTHGQWIVFAVVLVIAAVVNLVYFKRGWLPAKYLTPGLIFLLIFQVFVIGYTGYIAFTNYGTGHNSTKEDAVMALVQSAQERVPDSPAYDLTVLEQLGNYSFLVTAPDGTVSVGDDSTPLSTVSGAEMSGGVAVGLTGYTSLDFADVLEHQKEIAAMTVQISDDPNDGALRTPDGSKAYLYISTLEYDEAAGTMTDTKTGTVYSDTGVGAFTSESGEQLMPGWSINVGLENFTKAFTEQSIRGPLLSVTIWTFVFALLSVLTTFALGLFLAIVFNDMRMKGRKLYRVVMILPYAFPGFLGALVWAGLLNRDFGFVNDVLFGGAAIPWLTNEWLAKFSIVWVNLWLGFPYMFLVCTGALQSIPDELTEAATVDGAKPFAVFRLIKLPLLLVSIAPLLISAFAFNFNNFNLIYMLTQGGPRDAGAGINVGATDILISMVYKVAFDGATSDYGLASAFSLIIFVVVSLVAIISFKQTKSLEDLN comes from the coding sequence ATGAGCACCCAGACACCACAGACCCGCAGCGCGCGCGAACTGCGTCAGCGCCGCCGAGCGCGGCAGATCGCAGAACACGCTTCGGGCGGCATTCTCCCGATCATCATCAAGATCGCCCTCATCGCGGTGGTCGACGCGATCTCTCTGTTCGCGCTGTTCGTCGCGATGACGCACGGGCAGTGGATCGTGTTCGCCGTCGTGCTCGTCATCGCTGCCGTCGTCAACCTCGTGTACTTCAAGCGCGGCTGGCTGCCCGCCAAGTACCTCACACCCGGTCTCATCTTTCTGTTGATCTTCCAGGTGTTCGTCATTGGTTACACCGGCTACATCGCTTTCACCAACTACGGCACGGGGCACAACAGCACGAAAGAGGATGCCGTCATGGCGCTCGTGCAGTCGGCGCAGGAGCGCGTGCCCGACTCGCCGGCGTATGACCTGACGGTGCTCGAGCAGCTCGGCAACTACAGCTTTCTGGTCACAGCGCCCGACGGGACTGTCAGCGTCGGCGATGACTCCACACCGCTGAGCACGGTCAGTGGCGCCGAGATGTCGGGCGGCGTCGCGGTGGGGCTCACGGGGTACACGAGCCTCGACTTCGCCGATGTTCTCGAACACCAGAAAGAGATCGCGGCGATGACGGTGCAGATCTCCGATGACCCGAACGACGGGGCGCTTCGAACTCCGGACGGGTCAAAGGCCTACCTGTACATCTCGACGCTCGAGTACGACGAAGCTGCCGGAACGATGACGGACACCAAGACGGGAACCGTCTACTCGGACACCGGCGTCGGCGCCTTCACCTCCGAGAGCGGCGAACAGCTCATGCCGGGCTGGAGCATCAACGTCGGCCTCGAGAACTTCACCAAGGCGTTCACCGAGCAGAGCATCCGCGGCCCGCTCCTCAGCGTCACCATCTGGACATTCGTCTTTGCGCTCCTGAGCGTCCTCACCACCTTCGCGCTCGGACTCTTTCTCGCCATCGTCTTCAATGACATGCGTATGAAGGGACGCAAGCTCTACCGGGTCGTGATGATCCTGCCCTACGCCTTCCCCGGGTTCCTCGGCGCGCTCGTCTGGGCAGGGCTGTTGAACCGCGACTTCGGCTTCGTCAACGACGTGCTCTTCGGCGGAGCCGCCATCCCCTGGCTGACCAACGAATGGTTGGCGAAGTTCAGCATCGTATGGGTCAATCTCTGGCTCGGCTTCCCCTACATGTTCCTCGTGTGTACGGGTGCACTGCAGTCGATTCCGGACGAGCTCACCGAGGCGGCAACGGTCGACGGCGCGAAACCCTTCGCCGTCTTCCGCCTGATCAAGCTTCCGCTCCTTCTGGTGTCGATTGCGCCGCTGCTGATCTCGGCTTTCGCCTTCAACTTCAACAACTTCAATCTGATCTACATGCTCACCCAAGGCGGTCCCCGCGACGCCGGGGCCGGCATCAACGTCGGCGCCACGGACATCCTCATCTCGATGGTCTACAAGGTGGCGTTCGACGGAGCGACGAGCGACTACGGTCTGGCGAGCGCGTTCTCGCTCATCATCTTCGTGGTCGTCTCGCTGGTCGCGATCATCAGTTTCAAGCAGACGAAGTCGCTGGAGGATCTGAACTGA
- a CDS encoding sugar ABC transporter substrate-binding protein: MTVKKNPILALGAMTAVAALALTGCSSGGSDDASEKEGSTTLTVWVDADRAPVLKDVAAAFEDESGINVKLVQKDFGKIQEQFVQQVPTGKGPDITIGAHDWLGDFVTNGVVQPIELGDTASDFQDVAITAMSYDGQTYGVPYSIENIALLRNTELAPEAPTSYDDMVQMGTDAGTEFPFLVQVGEESDPYHLYPFQTSFGAPVFGTNEDGSYNSDDLQIGNDGGIEFANWLAEQGAAGLLPTTVDGDIAKEKFVSGDSPFLITGPWNVSAAEEAGIDLAVDPIPAPGSEAAQPFVGVQGFYISAKSKNVLAATELLTNYIGTKDVQLELYKVGNRAPALTAAFEEASADPITAAFGEVGANGVPMPNIPEMGAVWQYWGVTEADIINGKGDPAELWTAMADEIQSAIDGE, encoded by the coding sequence ATGACGGTGAAGAAGAACCCGATTCTCGCCCTTGGCGCGATGACCGCGGTGGCAGCGCTCGCGCTGACCGGATGTTCGTCCGGAGGCAGCGACGACGCGAGTGAAAAGGAAGGCTCCACGACGTTGACCGTGTGGGTCGATGCCGACCGCGCACCCGTGCTGAAGGACGTCGCAGCGGCGTTCGAAGACGAGTCGGGAATCAACGTGAAGCTCGTCCAGAAAGACTTCGGCAAGATCCAGGAGCAGTTCGTTCAGCAGGTTCCGACCGGAAAGGGCCCGGACATCACGATCGGAGCGCACGACTGGCTCGGCGACTTCGTGACAAACGGCGTCGTGCAGCCCATCGAGCTCGGTGACACGGCGAGTGACTTCCAGGATGTCGCCATCACGGCGATGAGCTACGACGGCCAGACCTACGGCGTCCCTTACTCGATCGAGAACATCGCTCTGCTGCGCAACACGGAGCTCGCCCCCGAGGCACCGACGAGTTACGACGACATGGTGCAGATGGGCACTGATGCGGGAACCGAGTTCCCGTTCCTCGTGCAAGTCGGCGAAGAGAGCGACCCATACCACCTGTATCCGTTCCAGACTTCGTTCGGCGCCCCGGTGTTCGGAACGAATGAAGACGGAAGCTACAACTCTGACGACTTGCAGATCGGCAATGACGGCGGCATCGAGTTTGCGAACTGGCTCGCCGAGCAAGGTGCGGCCGGGCTGCTCCCGACGACAGTCGACGGTGACATCGCCAAAGAGAAGTTCGTGAGCGGAGACTCGCCCTTCCTCATCACCGGCCCCTGGAACGTGAGCGCTGCCGAAGAGGCGGGTATCGACCTCGCCGTCGACCCGATCCCGGCACCGGGCAGCGAGGCCGCTCAGCCGTTCGTCGGCGTGCAGGGCTTCTACATCTCGGCCAAGAGCAAGAACGTGCTTGCGGCGACGGAACTCCTCACCAACTACATCGGCACGAAAGACGTGCAGCTCGAGCTGTACAAGGTCGGTAACCGTGCTCCTGCTCTGACCGCTGCATTCGAGGAGGCCAGTGCCGACCCGATCACTGCAGCCTTCGGCGAGGTCGGTGCCAATGGCGTTCCGATGCCGAACATCCCAGAGATGGGTGCGGTGTGGCAGTACTGGGGCGTGACCGAGGCTGACATCATCAACGGCAAGGGCGACCCTGCCGAGCTGTGGACGGCGATGGCCGACGAGATCCAGAGCGCCATCGACGGCGAATAA
- a CDS encoding glycoside hydrolase family 13 protein: protein MTHATAPSPDAPLEASATIDGAEWWRSAVIYQIYPRSFADANGDGMGDLAGITSRLDALKQLGIDAIWLSPFFASPQKDAGYDVSDYCAVDPLFGTLEDFDTMADAAHARGIRVIVDLVPNNSSDQHEWFQEALAAAPGSPERARYIFRDGRGEHGEEAPNNWDSVFGGPAWTRTANADGSPDQWYLHLFDSSQPDFDWSNADVRRMFRDVLRFWLDRGVDGFRVDVAHGLVKADGLPDFTPPVGAGSMGGQAADEEPVTAPYWGQEGVHEIYREWNQVLAEYDGQRVLCAEAWVDPLEKMALWVRSDEMQQAFNFPYLETPWNGPALRTIIDKSLAAFSSVGAPSTWVLSNHDVVRHASRLALTAENPQGHGIGPETGDRPDRELGLRRARAASALMLALPGGAYIYQGEELGLPEAIDLPDEARQDPTWFRTSGERYGRDGCRVPIPWEADAPAYGFSETGASWLPQPEDWGPYARASQRGDADSTLELYSRALWLRSTHQLGLGAIEWHDAGDDSILWFSNGPITVVANTGVTDAVVPTPLRDATRILASSPHDEGALPADTTAWFLTP, encoded by the coding sequence ATGACTCATGCCACCGCCCCTTCCCCCGATGCGCCCCTCGAAGCCTCGGCGACCATCGACGGCGCCGAGTGGTGGCGCTCTGCCGTGATCTATCAGATCTACCCGCGCTCGTTCGCCGACGCGAACGGCGACGGAATGGGAGATCTCGCGGGCATCACGTCACGGCTCGACGCACTCAAGCAGCTCGGCATCGATGCCATCTGGCTCTCTCCGTTCTTCGCGTCCCCTCAGAAAGATGCCGGATACGACGTCTCCGATTACTGCGCCGTCGACCCGCTCTTCGGAACTCTCGAGGACTTCGACACCATGGCGGATGCCGCCCACGCACGCGGCATCCGCGTGATTGTCGACCTGGTTCCCAATAACTCCTCCGATCAGCACGAGTGGTTTCAGGAGGCGCTGGCGGCAGCACCAGGCTCTCCCGAACGCGCACGCTACATCTTTCGCGATGGCCGGGGCGAACACGGTGAGGAGGCTCCGAACAACTGGGACTCCGTCTTCGGCGGGCCCGCGTGGACCCGCACGGCAAACGCAGACGGCTCCCCGGACCAGTGGTATCTGCACCTGTTCGATTCAAGCCAGCCCGACTTCGACTGGAGCAACGCCGACGTTCGTCGCATGTTCCGAGACGTGCTGCGCTTCTGGCTCGACCGCGGTGTCGACGGGTTCCGGGTCGATGTCGCGCACGGACTCGTGAAAGCCGACGGGCTCCCCGATTTCACGCCGCCGGTGGGAGCGGGGAGCATGGGCGGCCAGGCTGCTGATGAGGAGCCGGTCACCGCACCCTACTGGGGGCAGGAGGGCGTTCACGAGATCTACCGCGAGTGGAACCAGGTGCTCGCCGAATACGACGGCCAGCGTGTGCTTTGCGCCGAGGCGTGGGTCGACCCGCTCGAGAAGATGGCCTTGTGGGTGCGCTCAGACGAAATGCAGCAGGCGTTCAACTTCCCGTACCTCGAGACTCCGTGGAACGGGCCGGCCCTGCGCACGATCATCGACAAGTCGCTTGCCGCGTTCAGCTCGGTCGGCGCGCCGAGCACCTGGGTCCTCTCGAACCACGACGTCGTGCGCCACGCATCACGACTCGCCCTCACCGCTGAGAACCCTCAGGGGCACGGAATCGGCCCGGAGACCGGCGATCGGCCGGACCGTGAGCTGGGGCTGCGTCGCGCGCGAGCAGCATCCGCTCTCATGCTCGCTCTCCCCGGCGGGGCGTACATCTACCAGGGCGAAGAGCTCGGTCTGCCTGAGGCCATCGACCTTCCCGACGAAGCACGTCAAGACCCGACGTGGTTCCGCACGAGCGGTGAACGCTACGGTCGAGACGGCTGCCGGGTCCCGATCCCCTGGGAGGCCGACGCACCCGCGTACGGCTTCAGCGAGACGGGGGCATCGTGGCTTCCGCAGCCCGAGGACTGGGGACCCTACGCCCGCGCGAGCCAGCGCGGCGACGCCGATTCGACCCTTGAGCTGTACAGCCGCGCGCTCTGGCTGCGCAGCACGCATCAGCTCGGACTCGGCGCCATCGAGTGGCACGACGCTGGCGACGACAGCATCCTCTGGTTCTCGAATGGCCCGATCACGGTCGTCGCGAACACGGGGGTGACGGATGCTGTCGTGCCGACGCCGCTGCGCGATGCGACGCGCATTCTCGCGAGCTCGCCCCATGACGAAGGCGCACTGCCCGCAGACACGACGGCGTGGTTTCTGACCCCGTAG
- a CDS encoding peptidoglycan DD-metalloendopeptidase family protein, translated as MSSRAFAENESVLDPSGTAPTPHTESAFGSRRARREREAREALEHANSAGVADLAEDSASAAPANTELLSRRERRHAAQQQPDGLAAALPASRDDDIELRLTRRARRRAAQSVASASTAGAPEVAEVENIDDGGDAARAAETAEVAEAADVVETAEIVEMADVVDESPEADELIAVVEPAEAADAAQSREPEIVNAPRATTEHAAVDPGEVPTTTKSFEEIIAGAFPIEEASSVPDDVPAEDDEPANEATAAANGEPNAAANPRRGRHGASSSAPVDPPRSPRSIRRLATKTMSISALLAVGLMTVATSVPANALLSADEVQAQKRQSLERQDYAAGQAQSMVNTASADVAVQRDTYGALSATQAATELGINPENTFTNDPNGTVQWPFSVGVHIGSGYGSRPGCSLGCSTNHLGQDFNPGYGAPIQAIADGVVVESTDAGGGFGVKIVIEHVIDGQMIHSLYGHMVPGSRTVQVGDHVSVGQIIGKTGNTGISTGPHLHFEILIGGTKHVDPLAWLYENTN; from the coding sequence GTGTCGAGCCGTGCCTTTGCCGAGAATGAATCTGTTCTCGACCCTTCGGGCACCGCACCGACCCCGCACACTGAATCGGCATTCGGATCTCGCCGGGCACGTCGCGAGCGCGAGGCCCGGGAGGCGCTCGAGCACGCGAACTCGGCTGGCGTCGCGGACCTTGCCGAAGACTCGGCGTCGGCGGCACCCGCGAACACAGAACTTCTCAGCCGCCGCGAGCGTCGCCATGCGGCTCAGCAGCAGCCCGACGGCCTCGCCGCTGCGTTGCCGGCATCGCGCGACGACGACATAGAGCTGCGGCTGACGCGTCGTGCTCGTCGGCGTGCCGCTCAGAGCGTGGCATCCGCATCGACAGCGGGAGCTCCCGAGGTCGCTGAGGTCGAGAACATTGACGACGGTGGGGATGCCGCTCGGGCGGCCGAGACCGCAGAGGTTGCCGAGGCGGCGGATGTTGTCGAGACGGCAGAGATCGTCGAGATGGCAGACGTTGTTGACGAGTCTCCCGAGGCCGACGAGCTGATCGCGGTCGTCGAGCCCGCGGAGGCGGCAGACGCCGCGCAATCCCGCGAGCCTGAGATCGTCAACGCTCCTCGGGCGACTACCGAGCACGCTGCTGTTGACCCTGGCGAGGTTCCGACGACGACCAAGTCGTTTGAAGAGATCATTGCCGGCGCCTTTCCGATCGAGGAGGCCTCGTCGGTTCCCGACGACGTGCCCGCCGAAGACGACGAGCCGGCCAACGAGGCAACCGCTGCGGCGAACGGCGAGCCGAACGCGGCAGCAAACCCGCGCCGCGGCCGCCACGGCGCCTCATCGTCCGCTCCGGTCGATCCGCCGCGCTCGCCGCGTTCAATTCGCCGTCTTGCTACCAAGACCATGAGCATCAGCGCGCTTCTCGCCGTCGGGCTCATGACGGTTGCGACGTCGGTGCCCGCGAACGCGCTGCTCAGCGCCGACGAGGTTCAGGCGCAGAAGCGTCAGTCGCTCGAGCGCCAGGACTACGCAGCCGGGCAGGCACAGTCCATGGTCAACACGGCCTCTGCCGACGTCGCTGTGCAGCGCGACACGTACGGCGCGCTCTCGGCCACGCAGGCCGCAACCGAGCTGGGCATCAATCCCGAGAACACGTTCACGAACGACCCGAACGGAACAGTTCAGTGGCCGTTCTCGGTCGGTGTGCACATCGGCAGCGGATACGGCTCACGCCCCGGCTGCTCGCTGGGCTGCTCGACGAACCACCTCGGCCAGGACTTCAACCCCGGGTACGGCGCTCCGATTCAGGCCATCGCCGACGGCGTTGTCGTGGAATCGACCGACGCCGGAGGCGGCTTCGGCGTCAAGATCGTGATCGAGCACGTCATCGACGGCCAGATGATCCACAGCCTGTACGGGCACATGGTTCCCGGGTCCCGCACGGTGCAGGTCGGAGACCACGTCTCGGTCGGGCAGATTATCGGCAAGACCGGCAACACGGGAATCTCCACGGGTCCGCACCTGCACTTCGAGATCCTCATCGGCGGAACCAAGCACGTCGACCCGCTCGCCTGGCTCTACGAGAACACCAACTAG
- a CDS encoding inositol monophosphatase family protein, producing MSTRELQDLARDVAAKAGELVRSRRREGVSVAATKSSPEDIVTAADRESERLIRGLLLDARPHDSILGEEGGSTSGTSGVTWVVDPIDGTVNYLYGLADYAVSIGVVEGEADPVSWEPLAGAVYAPELDVMYSAARGEGALKGTASIRVNSPVDPGLALVGTGFGYDPERRTRQANVVMGLIAEVRDIRRMGSAAVDLCRVADGQLDGFFEVGLNPWDMAAGALIAREAGARVGGLRGEAATASMTLLAEPGLFAFLEARLEGLNADRILR from the coding sequence ATGAGCACTCGCGAATTGCAAGACCTCGCCCGTGATGTCGCCGCCAAGGCGGGCGAGCTTGTGCGGTCGCGCCGACGTGAAGGCGTGAGCGTCGCCGCCACGAAATCATCACCAGAAGACATCGTCACCGCGGCCGACCGCGAATCGGAGCGGCTCATTCGCGGCCTTCTTCTCGACGCACGCCCGCACGACAGCATCCTGGGCGAAGAGGGAGGGAGCACGTCGGGAACATCGGGCGTCACATGGGTGGTCGATCCCATCGACGGAACGGTCAACTACCTCTACGGTCTTGCCGATTACGCTGTGAGCATTGGAGTCGTCGAGGGGGAGGCCGACCCGGTCTCGTGGGAGCCGCTCGCCGGTGCGGTGTACGCCCCGGAGCTTGACGTCATGTACAGCGCCGCACGCGGAGAGGGCGCTCTCAAAGGCACCGCATCGATACGCGTGAACAGTCCCGTCGATCCCGGGCTGGCACTCGTGGGTACGGGATTCGGCTATGACCCCGAGCGCCGCACTCGCCAAGCGAACGTCGTCATGGGGCTGATCGCGGAGGTCAGGGACATTCGGCGTATGGGCTCGGCCGCCGTGGACCTCTGCCGGGTCGCCGATGGGCAACTCGACGGATTCTTCGAAGTGGGACTGAACCCGTGGGATATGGCAGCAGGTGCGCTGATCGCACGCGAGGCAGGAGCACGGGTCGGCGGGCTCAGGGGAGAGGCCGCGACAGCATCCATGACTCTTCTCGCCGAACCGGGCCTCTTCGCGTTCCTTGAAGCGCGACTTGAAGGTTTGAACGCCGACAGAATCCTGCGGTGA
- a CDS encoding ferritin-like domain-containing protein produces the protein MAAKLVDTTSLFAFRLNVALAMEHDSLSMLDELEAAAESDEVRHMFAHHADETREQIENVQKVFTILDIEALTVTCPVTVGLAEDARTLIEASDARIRDLAALNAAAGTENYEVGAYRTLIAVAEGMEENSVRHLLNANLDQERHTSDEFDRKIRSLLA, from the coding sequence ATGGCCGCCAAACTGGTCGACACCACATCCCTTTTCGCATTCCGCTTGAATGTAGCCCTCGCGATGGAGCACGATTCGCTGTCGATGCTCGACGAGCTCGAAGCAGCGGCGGAGTCCGATGAGGTGCGCCACATGTTCGCGCATCACGCCGACGAGACACGAGAGCAGATCGAGAACGTGCAGAAGGTCTTCACCATTCTCGACATTGAGGCACTGACCGTCACGTGCCCGGTCACTGTCGGCCTCGCCGAAGACGCGCGAACGCTGATCGAGGCATCTGACGCGAGGATCAGGGATCTCGCTGCGCTCAACGCCGCCGCGGGCACAGAGAACTACGAAGTGGGCGCGTACAGAACTCTTATCGCCGTTGCAGAGGGAATGGAGGAGAACTCAGTGCGACACCTTCTGAATGCGAATCTCGACCAAGAGCGCCACACAAGCGACGAGTTCGACCGCAAGATCCGTTCGCTGCTGGCGTGA
- a CDS encoding flavodoxin family protein, protein MAYEESRQKAVVLTCTLSPSPAESSTALMGQQFVQELASHDVPATEIRVVDHDVRPGVMADMGDGDEWPAIRSQVIDASILVLCTPTWAGHPSSVAQRVIERLDAELGKTQDDGRPSLFDKVALVGVVGNEDGAHAIVADVYQALNDFGMTIAAKGCTYWNGEAMHKTDYKDLSETPPATLSALKGAVANAVHLARALSISGYPAPPK, encoded by the coding sequence ATGGCATATGAAGAGAGCAGACAGAAGGCAGTGGTTTTGACGTGCACGCTTTCGCCGAGTCCGGCGGAATCGAGCACGGCGCTCATGGGGCAGCAGTTCGTGCAAGAACTGGCGTCGCACGACGTGCCGGCCACGGAGATCCGGGTTGTGGATCACGACGTCCGCCCTGGAGTCATGGCAGACATGGGCGACGGCGATGAATGGCCGGCTATCCGCTCACAGGTGATAGATGCGTCCATTCTCGTGCTCTGCACGCCCACGTGGGCCGGACACCCGTCGAGCGTCGCGCAGCGCGTCATCGAACGCCTCGACGCCGAACTCGGCAAGACGCAGGACGACGGCCGCCCGAGCCTCTTCGATAAGGTCGCCCTCGTGGGCGTGGTCGGAAACGAAGACGGAGCGCACGCGATCGTCGCCGATGTTTACCAGGCGCTCAACGACTTCGGCATGACCATTGCCGCCAAAGGTTGCACCTACTGGAACGGCGAAGCCATGCACAAGACCGATTACAAGGACCTGAGCGAGACGCCGCCGGCGACGCTTTCTGCGTTGAAGGGCGCAGTGGCGAACGCCGTACACCTCGCCCGTGCGCTGTCGATCAGCGGGTATCCGGCGCCGCCGAAATAA